One segment of Ziziphus jujuba cultivar Dongzao chromosome 12, ASM3175591v1 DNA contains the following:
- the LOC107435452 gene encoding uncharacterized protein LOC107435452 isoform X1, which yields MNELMKIVHPGETHYLSFEKGSLPLSQTCHKCTQPVSREYYKCIRNVKGCEYYLHKECAELKDLPQKHHPLHPQHPLAIHSYFPHDKSFVCSFCGKTKQARGRLVYQCSEEQCDFYLDDFCETYFINLSKPLNKYEIQHVFHDHENHWLSPSNLIMIRKDYFSLWDDAEGDEINGYSIFRCAGCRYPIQKIDGIYRCNECDFFLHTECSQVPKQVVDHCSHPQHPLVLHHNQPAANRIYCIDDQMRCIACLKWMENEFYLHCTNCPTFNLDLQCYFRFQTKPAVNHEAHEHPLVYFSEIYDNDVRCYACNTPCKYRSFRCFTCNFNIHTGCLALPITVNYDDHVHPLTLTTSFKEDEHPTTYYCDICEKRRDPDHGIYLCKECLFMAHFECALSLSNTELEAEADAPWRQKIEEDNHISEKEEDMTVTNEEVSLEIFDQLDAEIEELRQVIQQLIIRKREGEHLTEMLQEFDKRHTNTEDMLRRLKQSVRGTTSN from the exons ATGAACGAGCTCATGAAAATAGTGCATCCTGGGGAGACACATTATCTGAGCTTTGAAAAGGGATCACTACCTTTGTCTCAAACATGTCATAAGTGCACGCAGCCGGTGTCAAGGGAATACTACAAATGCATAAGAAATGTAAAGGGATGTGAGTATTACCTACACAAAGAATGTGCTGAACTGAAGGATCTGCCCCAGAAACACCACCCTCTTCACCCACAACATCCTTTAGCTATCCACTCCTACTTTCCTCATGATAAAAGCTTCGTATGCAGCTTCTGTGGCAAAACAAAACAAGCCAGAGGCCGGCTGGTCTACCAATGTAGTGAGGAACAATGTGATTTCTACCTCGACGATTTTTGTGAAACATACTTCATCAATTTGTCGAAGCCACTTAACAAGTATGAGATTCAACATGTGTTTCATGATCATGAAAATCATTGGCTGTCTCCTTCCAATCTAATTATGATTAGGAAGGATTATTTCTCTTTATGGGATGATGCAGAAGGAGATGAAATAAATGGGTACAGCATCTTTAGGTGTGCTGGATGTAGATATCCCATTCAGAAAATAGATGGGATCTACAGATGCAATGAATGTGACTTCTTTCTCCACACAGAATGTTCACAAGTGCCAAAACAGGTGGTGGATCACTGCTCTCATCCGCAGCACCCTCTTGTGCTTCATCATAACCAACCTGCTGCTAATCGCATTTACTGCATCGATGATCAAATGCGCTGCATTGCATGTCTAAAGTGGATGGAGAATGAATTCTACCTCCATTGTACCAACTGTCCCACCTTCAATCTTGACCTTCAATGCTATTTTCGCTTTCAAACTAAGCCTGCTGTCAACCATGAAGCTCATGAGCATCCTCTTGTGTATTTTTCGGAAATATATGACAATGATGTTCGCTGCTATGCGTGTAATACTCCTTGCAAGTACCGCTCATTTCGTTGCTTTACCTGCAATTTTAATATCCACACTGGTTGCCTTGCCCTGCCAATTACTGTTAATTATGATGATCATGTGCATCCCCTCACTCTTACCACTTCATTCAAGGAAGATGAACATCCAACCACATATTACTGTgatatttgtgagaaaagaaGAGATCCAGATCATGGCATTTATTTATGCAAAGAATGCCTGTTCATGGCTCATTTTGAATGTGCTCTTTCTCTG AGCAACACAGAGTTGGAAGCAGAAGCAGATGCACCCTGGCGtcaaaaaattgaagaagacaATCACATATCAGAGAAGGAAGAAGATATGACAGTAACTAATGAAGAAGTCTCACTAGAAATCTTTGATCAATTGGATGCGGAGATTGAGGAACTCAGACAAGTGATACAACAACTTATCATCAGGAAAAGAGAAGGAGAACATCTGACAGAGATGCTTCAGGAATTTGACAAGAGGCACACAAACACTGAAGATATGCTAAGACGACTGAAGCAAAGTGTTAGAGGAACTACGTCTAATTAA
- the LOC125418646 gene encoding uncharacterized protein LOC125418646, whose product MNKLVKIENPHYHRLEFIEGSAPSPQTCHKCRQPASRDYYECEYIRSCEYSLHKECTELKDLPRKFHPLHPQHPLAIHDNFPYVKSFVCSFCGKHRQSRQFHQCIADECNFYLDDDCVRDFISRPELLKKYEIQHFFHDHQNHQLSPRVGISEEDPVELNEFGYPSYDTDKCDGCRELTYDGQEVYRCTGCRFYLHTKCSQVPKEVQHYSHPHHPLVLRQNLFDHEVRCIGCLKWMEDEFYVHCTHCPTFNLDLQCYFRAQTQPTMKHEIHEHPLEFFRLTYNEDVRCHACNTPCNDYSYCCFTCNFKFHPDCLALPITVESDDHVHPLTLTLSFKYDHPTAYYCDICEKRRDPDCGIYLCKECRFIAHFECALSLTTAEEEETAHAPWRQKIEDDIHKSDENNEDVSLEIFDQLNVEIEKLGEVIQQLIIKKKEGEHLTEKIQEFDERHKNTEDMLRRLKQSVRGTKFN is encoded by the exons atgaacaAGCTCGTGAAAATAGAGAATCCTCATTATCATCGTCTGGAATTTATAGAGGGATCAGCACCCTCACCTCAAACATGCCATAAGTGCAGGCAGCCGGCGTCAAGAGACTACTACGAATGCGAATATATTAGATCATGTGAGTATTCCCTACATAAAGAATGTACTGAATTGAAAGATCTTCCCCGGAAATTCCACCCTCTACATCCTCAACATCCTTTGGCTATTCATGACAACTTTCCTTATGTTAAAAGCTTTGTATGCAGCTTCTGTGGAAAACACAGACAATCCAGGCAGTTTCACCAATGTATTGCTGATGAGTGCAATTTCTACCTTGATGATGATTGCGTCAGAGACTTCATATCTAGGCCGGAATTACTTAAAAAGTATGAGATTCAACATTTCTTTCATGATCATCAAAATCATCAGTTGTCTCCTCGCGTAGGGATTAGTGAGGAAGACCCAGTTGAACTTAATGAATTCGGGTATCCATCTTATGATACTGATAAGTGTGACGGATGTAGGGAACTTACTTACGACGGCCAAGAAGTCTACAGATGCACTGGCTGTCGCTTCTATCTCCATACAAAATGTTCACAAGTGCCAAAAGAGGTGCAGCACTATTCTCATCCACACCACCCTCTTGTGCTTCGTCAAAACCTATTCGACCATGAGGTACGCTGCATCGGATGTCTAAAGTGGATGGAGGATGAATTCTACGTCCACTGTACCCACTGTCCCACCTTCAATCTTGACCTTCAATGCTATTTCCGAGCCCAAACTCAGCCTACTATGAAACATGAAATTCACGAGCATCCTCTTGAGTTTTTTAGGTTGACATATAACGAGGATGTTCGCTGCCATGCCTGTAATACTCCTTGCAATGACTACTCATACTGCTGCTTCACCTGCAATTTTAAATTCCATCCTGATTGCCTTGCCCTGCCAATTACTGTTGAATCTGATGACCATGTGCATCCCCTCACTCTTACTCTTTCATTCAAATATGATCATCCAACTGCATATTACTGTgatatttgtgagaaaagaaGAGACCCAGATTGTggcatttatttatgtaaagaaTGCCGGTTCATCGCTCATTTTGAATGTGCTCTCTCTCTG ACCACTGCAGAGGAGGAGGAAACCGCACACGCACCCTGGCGTCAAAAGATAGAAGATGACATTCACAAATCGGACGAGAATAATGAAGACGTCTCTCTAGAGATCTTTGATCAATTAAATGTGGAGATTGAGAAACTTGGTGAAGTGATACAACAACTTATcatcaagaaaaaagaaggagaaCATCTGACAGAAAAGATTCAGGAATTTGATGAGAGGCATAAAAACACCGAAGATATGCTAAGACGACTGAAGCAAAGTGTTAGAGgtactaaatttaattaa
- the LOC107435452 gene encoding uncharacterized protein LOC107435452 isoform X2: MNELMKIVHPGETHYLSFEKGSLPLSQTCHKCTQPVSREYYKCIRNVKGCEYYLHKECAELKDLPQKHHPLHPQHPLAIHSYFPHDKSFVCSFCGKTKQARGRLVYQCSEEQCDFYLDDFCETYFINLSKPLNKYEIQHVFHDHENHWLSPSNLIMIRKDYFSLWDDAEGDEINGYSIFRCAGCRYPIQKIDGIYRCNECDFFLHTECSQVPKQVVDHCSHPQHPLVLHHNQPAANRIYCIDDQMRCIACLKWMENEFYLHCTNCPTFNLDLQCYFRFQTKPAVNHEAHEHPLVYFSEIYDNDVRCYACNTPCKYRSFRCFTCNFNIHTGCLALPITVNYDDHVHPLTLTTSFKEDEHPTTYYCDICEKRRDPDHGIYLCKECLFMAHFECALSLSWKQKQMHPGVKKLKKTITYQRRKKI, translated from the exons ATGAACGAGCTCATGAAAATAGTGCATCCTGGGGAGACACATTATCTGAGCTTTGAAAAGGGATCACTACCTTTGTCTCAAACATGTCATAAGTGCACGCAGCCGGTGTCAAGGGAATACTACAAATGCATAAGAAATGTAAAGGGATGTGAGTATTACCTACACAAAGAATGTGCTGAACTGAAGGATCTGCCCCAGAAACACCACCCTCTTCACCCACAACATCCTTTAGCTATCCACTCCTACTTTCCTCATGATAAAAGCTTCGTATGCAGCTTCTGTGGCAAAACAAAACAAGCCAGAGGCCGGCTGGTCTACCAATGTAGTGAGGAACAATGTGATTTCTACCTCGACGATTTTTGTGAAACATACTTCATCAATTTGTCGAAGCCACTTAACAAGTATGAGATTCAACATGTGTTTCATGATCATGAAAATCATTGGCTGTCTCCTTCCAATCTAATTATGATTAGGAAGGATTATTTCTCTTTATGGGATGATGCAGAAGGAGATGAAATAAATGGGTACAGCATCTTTAGGTGTGCTGGATGTAGATATCCCATTCAGAAAATAGATGGGATCTACAGATGCAATGAATGTGACTTCTTTCTCCACACAGAATGTTCACAAGTGCCAAAACAGGTGGTGGATCACTGCTCTCATCCGCAGCACCCTCTTGTGCTTCATCATAACCAACCTGCTGCTAATCGCATTTACTGCATCGATGATCAAATGCGCTGCATTGCATGTCTAAAGTGGATGGAGAATGAATTCTACCTCCATTGTACCAACTGTCCCACCTTCAATCTTGACCTTCAATGCTATTTTCGCTTTCAAACTAAGCCTGCTGTCAACCATGAAGCTCATGAGCATCCTCTTGTGTATTTTTCGGAAATATATGACAATGATGTTCGCTGCTATGCGTGTAATACTCCTTGCAAGTACCGCTCATTTCGTTGCTTTACCTGCAATTTTAATATCCACACTGGTTGCCTTGCCCTGCCAATTACTGTTAATTATGATGATCATGTGCATCCCCTCACTCTTACCACTTCATTCAAGGAAGATGAACATCCAACCACATATTACTGTgatatttgtgagaaaagaaGAGATCCAGATCATGGCATTTATTTATGCAAAGAATGCCTGTTCATGGCTCATTTTGAATGTGCTCTTTCTCTG AGTTGGAAGCAGAAGCAGATGCACCCTGGCGtcaaaaaattgaagaagacaATCACATATCAGAGAAGGAAGAAGATATGA